Within the Candidatus Bipolaricaulota bacterium genome, the region TGGGACACGGCGAGGACTTCCCCGCCGACATCGCGCAGGGACAGGTTCATCTTTCCGTTCTGATCCTCGAACACGCGCAGGGAAGCGATCTTGTCTGCGAGGCGGGATAGGTCGACTCCTGAGTCCCCGCGTCCGATCCCGACGAGGATGAGGAACCCGCGTCCGATCATGGCGATCGTCTTTCCATCCACTCGCACCGCGGCGCGGGAGACCCGCTGGATGACAAGGCGCACCTGGTCACTCCCCCTGCAGCCGGTCGGCGTACTCGATCAGCTTCTCCATCGCCGCGTCGCTCAGGGTGGCGGTCCGAGCGAGGAGGCGAAGTTCCAACCGTTCGCGCGTCATCCGCGCCTGCACCTGGTTGTGGAACGCCTGCTTCACCAGGCGGTGCGCGAGGCGGTTGGCGTCGCGGTCGATCAGATTCACCCGCCATTGGGGGAACGCATCGAGGAGTCCCTTTATCGTGTCGGCAAGGTGTTTCAGATGGGGCTTGCGCGTCTCGAATATCCCGTTGATGTGGTTCGCCAATCGCTGATCAGCAGTGAATAGGATCACCGACTTGGGAGAGTAGGAGAGGGCGGTGCGGCACCCTTCGAGCAACGCGCGGTACTCGGCGACCTCGGAGGTCGATCTCCCGATCAGGCGGGAGACCTCCTCGATCACGTTTCCGTCTTTATCGGTCACCGCGATCCCGATCCCGGCCTCGCCCGGCTCGCCGCGCGCCATTCCCTCCACGTAGACGAATAGCTTGTCCATCTGTGGGTCCACCAGGATTCGAACCTGGGACCGACCGGTTATGAGCCGGTTGCTCTGCCGCTGAGCTATGGACCCGGATGACTCTGACTATAGATAGCCGAAGGCGATCTGTCAAGAAAAGTCGGGTGGAGGAGCCCTCCATCGGCAGCGCAGGGCTTGACAACGGCGTGAAGCTGTGGTAGTTTAAGACGCCATGAACGCCAGAGGTAGAGCATCACTAGTCAGTCAGTACAGCGTTGAGCCTTCCTCTGGTTGCGTTTTCGCCGGCATGATGATGTTGGTGTCCGCCTGATCTAGCGTTCCTTTAGCTAGGTAGAGGCGGACGTTGAGGACTACAGGCTGAGCCTGTGGTCTTTTTTTGTTGTGGGGAGGTGATAGAATGATGTACATGTTTATATCAAGAAAATGAAAACAAGAATTCTAAATCACAGGAGGTTAATGATGAAAATAGTTGTTTCGTTGCTGGTTGTTGGATTGGTCATCGGTGTGAGTATCGCGGGGATAGGATCAGACGCGATCAAGGTCGGGGCACTGGTCCCGCTCTCTGGGTCGATAGCTCCGTACGGACCGCCGATCATCGACGGGGCGAAGCTCGCGGTGGAACAGATCAACGCTGCCGGCGGGGTACTGGGGAAGAAACTCGAACTCGTGGTCCGGGACACGGCGAGCTCCCCTGACGTCGGCCGGGACGCCGCGCGGAAGCTGGTCGAGCTCGATCGCGTGCCCGCGATCATCGGAGCGTTCTCCAGCGGGGTTACGCTCGCCGTCTCCAGCGTCACCATCCCGGCCGAGGTGGTCCTCATCTCGCCCGTATCCGTCTCGGCGGCCATCTCCGCATTGGACGACAACGACTACGTCTTCCGCACGATCGTGTCGAACGACGTCCAGGGGAAGGTCCTGGCCCGGCTGGCGCGGCTCCTTAACTACGACACCGTGTCGATCATCTACGTCAACAACGCCTACGGCAAGGACCTGACCGACGGGTTCACGAAGAGCTATACGCGCTACGGGGGAACGGTCGATGCAGCGGTCCCGTACGAACAGGACAAGCCCTCGTATCGGAGCGAGATAGGAAAGGCGATCGCGTCCAACCCCGAAGCCCTCCTTCTGATCTCCTACGCGGTCGACGGGCGGAAGCAGATCGTGGAGGCGATCGAGGCCGGATATCAGGGGAAATTCCTGTTCAGCTCATCCATGACGGGTAAAGAGGTGGCGCCAGGACCGGGGTGCATCTCGGCTAACGAGCCCGGGCCGATCGAAGGGGCGTTCGGGACCGCGCCGGCCGGGACGGGCTTTCACGTGGACCAGTTCAACGCCGACTTCACGGCGAAGTTCGGCTCGGTCAACGTCCCCCCGTTCTACTACCAGGCCTACGACGCAGCGATGCTGGTCGCCCTGGCGATCGAGCGTGCTGGCAAGGCGACTGGCGAGGCGATCCGCGACAACCTGCGCGCGGTGGCCAACCCACCGGGGGAGAAGATCTACTACGGCGAGTGGGCGAAGGCGATCGCGCTGCTCAATGCGGGGAAGGAGATCGACTACGAAGGGGTATCCGGCCCGGTCGACTTCAACGCAACGGGCGGGGTGACCGCCGAGATCCTGATCTGGCAGGTCAAGGGCTGCCAGGTCGTGCCGGTGTTGACCGTATCCGGTTGAGACTCAAACAGCATAAATCCTCCTCTTTGTGCGAACGGGGTGGCTGCAACGGTCACCCCGTTCTGTTTGCCGCGCATTTTTACTGAACTTACAGATCAATGGATTGAGTTATTTTACTCATGAGGGCGGGAACAAGCCTCGACGAAAGATAGCAGCTTTTTTGCGTCGCACGTTGTGTGCGATGGATCTTTTCTTCCTGTGGCAAGGCGGCACGCTGAATGAGGCACTGTCGAGGTACGCCCTCAAGGAAAGCGATATCTGCTCCGGACGCCGCTCAAGGGAGTGTACGGCAAAGTGCTGCCGGGAGCAGGGGGTAGCCATCCTGCTGTCGGTGCGGGAAGTAAAAGAAGAGCGTGGTGCCAAGACCTCAGCCCAGGCCCTGTAACACCCTTTAGAAAGCAACTTTGAATTTACAACTGTAGAAGATGGGTTATAAATAAATTTTCACAATGCGCGCGTCGCATTAATTTACGCATTACTGTCTATTTAATGCGCGATTAATGCGCGCCATCATTGAGTTGCTCTATTTGCTTCCATTCATGACGCGCCCCTCTGCCTCGCCCTGGAGGTTGTATTTCTGGGTTCTCCTTACGCAATTCTCTCATAAGACGGACAACCTGATGGCGGTCTAAGTGTGTAATCTGACGGATCTCTGCATTACTCAAACCGGGCTCTCTACGTTGAGCTCTTTGTTTAAGGACGCTCAACACCCGAGTCTTGGCAGCTTCCCAGTCAATGCGGCGGTTTCGCTCTGGATGGCCGAAAGCCGATAGACGTCGATGTAGATCGGGACGGAGTATCCAGTATGTACCTCGACCGGTTCCCCCGCGTTCCAGATAGCCCAGATCGAGCTCCATGCGGCTCAGAGTTTCTTTAGCATTGCTCTCCGATTGCTGGGTGATCCGGGCTGCAGTTGTCGTGTCAATTTCCGGATGCCTCAGGAGATATTGGATGATAAGGAGATCTTCCACCGTCAGGATGCGATTCTTGTCGGCTTCTTCTGCGACGAATAGACGAAATGAGATTGAGAGATCGCTGGCACGAAAGATAACCCGGACGGCCTCGCCTTCGTCAATGATCTCAGGTGGCTCTTTACCCTCAATGAGGAGTGCATGGTACATCCGGCGCACTCCGAGGTTACTGCGATTGACGAGGCGTAAGCGGGTTAGAGCATCTACCAAGGCCGGGTTCCGCGGGACAGGCTCATGCCGCAGGATATTTTCTGGCGTTATACCACCAGGAAGACCACCGGGATTGCTGATCTCGAGACGGTTACGGAACTGCTTGATCAGAATGGGGCCGTGAAGCCGGTAGTCGGCATGGACAAAGGCGTTTAGCAAAGCCTCCCGTAAAGCGATTTCGGGATAAGTCCTGATCTCAAAGTGAAACAAGCCTTGGCGAACGGTAGTAATCGGGTTATCGGCCATGATCCGATCAGAAATGCGCTCTAAAGCAATCGGAAGTGCATTATATCCATCTGCGCGGTCTGAATAGTCCGTATCGGAGACCATGCGCAGATGCGTCCAGACATACCCGGGAAAATGTTCGCGAATTGCGTCCTCTGTACCGATCAGCAAAACTCCCGCTCTCAACAAATGCCCATCGCGTATGAGCCCCAAAGAGGAAAGTAATTCCTGGTCGGGCCGGCGTAACAAATCATCCGGGGCGTTTTCCCGTCGAGCCACTTCTCGCAGACGCTCCATTGCTGCAGCGGAAATCATGGCTCTGGGTCTACCAGGAACAGAGGTAGCAGTGAAGTCGGTCTCACCGGTTTCCACCATCACACGACGTCGTAGCGTACCTGTAAGTGGTTGACAATCCGTTCCGACGCGGATCTTACCGAGTCCACTTGTGTCCGTGTAAGGAGGCAGCCCCGGATAGATCTGCATCACGATAAGTCGGCCTGTCCCTTCTGGTACAGAAAGCTCCTGGAATACCGGGGTAAGTTTGGGATCAGTGGAATCGTAAACGGCTTTCTTCAGGCGATTGATGTCCACTTCTGGAGGAACTCCGAGGATCGCTTTTGCACGTCCTACAGCCTTGTCGTTTATCCCGAAGACTACCGTTCCTCCTCCACCGTTAGCCATGCAGATGGCCATTTCAACAACGCGATCTATTGAACGTTTCATGCTCTGGAAGTTCCATTCTTTAAAATCGAGGTCTTGGTCTTCGAGGGAATCCGCGGGCTGATGTTCAAGTTTATCAAGGAGCGTTCGGATTTCGTTAAGTTCGCGCATTACAACCTCTCCTGAAGTTTTCGCGCACGTTTACCACTTTGCCAACGCCGTATGCCCTCATGTTTGTACGGTTTCATTTCTCTCATCCAGCGGCCGATAAATCCTGTATCGTGACATCAGATTTGTCTCATTCCCCAGTTTATGATCGTATATACTCACGAGCAATTTGCGGCAAAGAGATGCCGAAATCAGTATCTTTCCCAACGGATCCTGCCTTCATCGTACTGGGTGCGGGGCGGCTTGCCCTCGGCCGGGACGCCGATCGGGATGAGGGCGAACGCATAGAGATCGGCGGGAAGGCCGACGAGCGGGCGGATCGAATCCTGTTTCGCATCGTCCATCCCGCACCAGGTGGCGCCGAGCCCGAGGTTGGCCACCGCCAGGAGGAGGTTCTCCGTCGCTGCGGCCATGTCCTGGTCGAACCACTTATACCCCTTCTTCCTCCCGAACGGGATCACGACCGCACCGGCGTCAACCCCGAAGTTTGCGTACGGGTGCGCAAGACAGAGCTTTTTGATCTTCTCCTTCTCGGTGACCACGATGAACTCCCACGGCTTGGCGTCGTTCGCCGACGGGGCGGCCATCGCCGCCTTCAGCGCCGTGATGAGCGCCTCCCGCGGGACCGGGTCTCCGGTGAACTTGCGGATCGACCTGCGCTTGGTGATGAACTGCAGAACGTCGGTCTCCATATTTAAACCTCCGGTTGCAAGTCTCGACAATACTTTACCGGGGAAGAGTCCCGCACGCGAATCCTTGCCTCGTCCTGTGATGGGAGTATCATCGCCTCAGGGAGGAGATGAAGAATGAACAACAAGCTATTGATCCTCGCGGTGATCGCGGCCGCCGTCGCCCTGCTCCTCGTCGGGCTCCCCCAGCGTACAACC harbors:
- a CDS encoding putative DNA binding domain-containing protein; this encodes MRELNEIRTLLDKLEHQPADSLEDQDLDFKEWNFQSMKRSIDRVVEMAICMANGGGGTVVFGINDKAVGRAKAILGVPPEVDINRLKKAVYDSTDPKLTPVFQELSVPEGTGRLIVMQIYPGLPPYTDTSGLGKIRVGTDCQPLTGTLRRRVMVETGETDFTATSVPGRPRAMISAAAMERLREVARRENAPDDLLRRPDQELLSSLGLIRDGHLLRAGVLLIGTEDAIREHFPGYVWTHLRMVSDTDYSDRADGYNALPIALERISDRIMADNPITTVRQGLFHFEIRTYPEIALREALLNAFVHADYRLHGPILIKQFRNRLEISNPGGLPGGITPENILRHEPVPRNPALVDALTRLRLVNRSNLGVRRMYHALLIEGKEPPEIIDEGEAVRVIFRASDLSISFRLFVAEEADKNRILTVEDLLIIQYLLRHPEIDTTTAARITQQSESNAKETLSRMELDLGYLERGGTGRGTYWILRPDLHRRLSAFGHPERNRRIDWEAAKTRVLSVLKQRAQRREPGLSNAEIRQITHLDRHQVVRLMRELRKENPEIQPPGRGRGARHEWKQIEQLNDGAH
- a CDS encoding ribonuclease HI family protein, with amino-acid sequence MDKLFVYVEGMARGEPGEAGIGIAVTDKDGNVIEEVSRLIGRSTSEVAEYRALLEGCRTALSYSPKSVILFTADQRLANHINGIFETRKPHLKHLADTIKGLLDAFPQWRVNLIDRDANRLAHRLVKQAFHNQVQARMTRERLELRLLARTATLSDAAMEKLIEYADRLQGE
- the dtd gene encoding D-tyrosyl-tRNA(Tyr) deacylase — its product is MRLVIQRVSRAAVRVDGKTIAMIGRGFLILVGIGRGDSGVDLSRLADKIASLRVFEDQNGKMNLSLRDVGGEVLAVSQFTLYADTRKGRRPSFVAAAPPEEAAPLFDRFVAALRDEGIPVQTGEFGAKMEVELVNDGPVTIIHEVAPAPESG
- a CDS encoding ABC transporter substrate-binding protein: MKIVVSLLVVGLVIGVSIAGIGSDAIKVGALVPLSGSIAPYGPPIIDGAKLAVEQINAAGGVLGKKLELVVRDTASSPDVGRDAARKLVELDRVPAIIGAFSSGVTLAVSSVTIPAEVVLISPVSVSAAISALDDNDYVFRTIVSNDVQGKVLARLARLLNYDTVSIIYVNNAYGKDLTDGFTKSYTRYGGTVDAAVPYEQDKPSYRSEIGKAIASNPEALLLISYAVDGRKQIVEAIEAGYQGKFLFSSSMTGKEVAPGPGCISANEPGPIEGAFGTAPAGTGFHVDQFNADFTAKFGSVNVPPFYYQAYDAAMLVALAIERAGKATGEAIRDNLRAVANPPGEKIYYGEWAKAIALLNAGKEIDYEGVSGPVDFNATGGVTAEILIWQVKGCQVVPVLTVSG
- a CDS encoding nitroreductase family protein; the protein is METDVLQFITKRRSIRKFTGDPVPREALITALKAAMAAPSANDAKPWEFIVVTEKEKIKKLCLAHPYANFGVDAGAVVIPFGRKKGYKWFDQDMAAATENLLLAVANLGLGATWCGMDDAKQDSIRPLVGLPADLYAFALIPIGVPAEGKPPRTQYDEGRIRWERY